The DNA segment ATTTAAACATGAGTAAGGTAATTAGCTaaattgttgaaaaataaaaataaaataaaatttgattgatGTCTAGGAATTAGTTAAAGATATAAATGGTCAACTCAACCACTTCAGTTTGAATCTAAAGTAATGAGACACAAAAGTAGAAAAGTGGACACATACATACCAAAAGCACAACCTTGAGTTGGGTCATGCTAATCAAATTTGCACCGTTGTCCTTCTCCCATATTTCCAAGAGAACTTGCAAAAAGTCCTTTTGTCCTGCCTTTGGCTTCCCCTCTTCTTTGGCCTTGGCCAAACTTTTGATCTGTTTGTCAATGACATAATCAAGTACTCGTTCAATGCTTTGGGAAATCACCTTTACTTCCCTTACGATCCCTTGTAAATCAAAACTTGCTAACGTGGGGAAAATGTCCGAAACGTTTGGTTTTCCGAGTAGCAACATTAAATCCGAAAACATATGCCTAAACTCATCTCCAAGCTTAGCCCCTTCCTCTCCTTGTAGTGTGCTTCCCCACAACAACTTCATGATGGCATTCATTGACGTCATAAATGCCAGTTCTCCTAAATCTATTGGGGCACCTATTTTTTCATACACATTTATAATGGTGTTCCTTACCTCTTCTCTTCGTAAAGCGAAGGTAGAATCAAGATTCGCTGGACTTAGCATCTCTCGCACAAACATCTTTCGCAACATCCTCCAATTAGGACCATTCGGGGAAAAGACAATATCGACTCCCCCGGATGTGATAGCAAGTGCAGCTTTGGTAGCATCACGGTTGGCAAATATTGCATCTTGGTCACGAACAACTTCTTTCACTAGTGAGGGTGAGCTAATCACAATGCACAATTTATTTCCAAGCCAAATCTTGTAGATGGGGCCATAGATCCCACCCAGTTGCTCAAATTTCGTATGAAGTTCTGTACCTATAAATGGAAGGTACCCAACTATTGGCAAGCCACGAGGACCTGGTGGCAATGGAGGTACTGCAgcctttctttgtttcttgatGACCCATAGCAACCATAACACCGCAAATATACCAATCGAAACAGTGAGAGTTGAGCTAGAAAATCTCTCGTCACCAGCATAAGACCTCCACCATCCCATCGCAGAAGCTACAATCAAGTGTAGGGCGATGtgaaaaaaaagtgtaaaaattagaaatatttatgttatgtgAGTTGGGTCAAAGCATGGCCTAGAAGGCATGGAGGAAGATAGAATGAGACTTATCTTTGTTAAGCATAGATATTTCGTATTTGAAAAGTCTTaaatttataaagagattttataaaaataattttaaaaatttattgtcATTAAATTCTATATGTTAGATTTACTtcatacaaataaatattttacaatttaatttaCCGCAATAGTTGATAAGATGTCTTTGTgaatcaaatatttttcttattgaaaTTGTATGCTTTTCTGTTCATTGGTGGTTTAGCAGAATATAATTAATGTTTTACTTAATTGATGACGAATCTTGAAAATCATGTTAAGTATAGATCAACTTACGGAGGTTTGGGCTTCCTTAGCTTGAAAAACCCCCGTTAATATATAAGGGTCTATTGGGTTGAGTCCCTGtttactcaattttttatttttctatatatgactAGCTCCGGCGATCTTAATTAATTTGGTACTTTTATCAAACATCGACCTTAACATGACTCATCATATCAAATTGGTGGCCGTGTGTTGTAACCATTGCTAAATAGTTCGTTTAATAAAATGATCATGAaccttaaaaaaatgattatgttGAATTAGCACaaacaaacttataatatcaatctgttttgatttaattaatttaaattgatgaaattgaaataatttatatattatagacaTTTTTAACTTGTATCAAAGTATATGTATTCAAAAATAGATTAGtaacaaaatcaatttgaaaattgatACCCATAGCCATAATTAATACACAGTTCCAACTGCTCAACACTTATCTAAAATTCATCTTAATaaacaaatacattaaaaatcatattcccTTAATCCATTCCAACATTTGTTATTTACATTAAATTActgaaagtaaataataaaaaaagaatactaAGGTGATTTTAGagctttattttataatttaaaaaatattgtttaattataCAGATTTTGCAAGTTAAGAAAGTTGACAGGAAATTGAGATATTTGTGAATTGTATGTAATAGAGAGCCCAGTATAACGAAATATTGCTACATGCAATAAGTATTAAAGCTCTATTTGAATACCTTAGTATCttagatagtttgtaaatagtagtgagaataataataaataatagtgaagtaGTATCATAATATCTTATAACAATTGTATTCTCTAACAGACCCTAAGCCTTTACTCTCATGTTGATTTACAAACCATTTTAAAGTTTTCCAACCAGCTTATAGCTAATACCTTTTCCAGCATATCTTCTGAACTTGTTAGAAAGAAACTGCCCTACTGTGAAATGGATTTTGGGGGCCACAGATAATGTGAAAGAGCAGTACTAATATAACAGAGCTATGATGTGATTTTTTTGGctggatatatatattatatacatggaGAAATGCAACTTAATATCCCCACACCACACATTAACAtgtgattttcatttttgtcattctatttaaaaacacatatttacacatcaatatcatgtgtgtttaaatataatagtaaaaaagaaaaattacacgTCGGTATATGGTTAAGTACGTAGAAGATGATggatagaattttttatatatatgataaacaaATTTTTGACTGTCAATCAAACTATTCACATATTTTTATGGTTAGTGTTTGTGAAAAGATATTGAAGGCCACGATACTATTGGAGTATTATAGATgagcatataaaatataaacagtaCAATAGCATAAGAAAACAAGCAAAAAGATATATAATGAGATTTGAGGAAATAGTTTTAGAATTGATAAATGAAGAGACTTACAAGTTGGAACTTTGGATGAAAGTCACGTACAGCTTCTTTGAGAACAAGAGTTTTACAAATTTAGAGATCAAGCTTTTAGTATTCTGCTGTAGTACTCATGTTTGAGCACGCCTTCTTATATAGAGCCAGAAGTCTTGAATTATTTGCTTCTCAGTCTACGTTCTCCtgtgtatataaaaataataatacttccTCCAGAACTAAGGTGATGGTTGGCATCAATTATTCTCTGTTTGTGGTTTGAATGTTCATAATGTGTTTTTTCCATGTGCTGATGTGTTGAGGCTTGACTGCATGCTTTAATTTCTCTGTCATGGTCGTCTCTATCGATCTAATAATTTAGTAcgtattatttattacttatataaattctaaatagataaattttgtataattttttatatagaaaaaaaaaagacagactCCACTTTAAGAAAGTTAAGGGAAACATGATTTTTTGTGGGATCCACTTTCTTTATAAAGAACCTAcgcaaaatttatctattttaaagCTTGTACATAGCATTACGTACTCTTCTTCAATTCCTTCCCCTTACGGCATGCTTTAAGTCTCGTGTGACTTTTCTTCAATTCCTTCCACTTACGGCAAGCTTTTAAGTCTCGTGTGATTTCAAGGCATGAACCTTTGGGTAGTGCATCGATTTTGGGAAGGAAATCAAACGACTGATTACTTGGGCAAACAGGGTGAGCTCCAAATGAGTGTCATCTGTAATGATATTAACCAATTGCCGAGGTATTTAAAAGGCATTATTCGTATGGATAAATTGGGTTTGTTTACTTTAGAGcttaagttttattatttagagtTTTCTATTTTTCCTATCTAGGCTTGTTTAGATTTAATCCTATTATAggattgtttatttttgtttatttttctggttttgaCTTTGTTGGTTTTGTATTTGGGAGGGTTTTGAATTATTCTTTTGTAGACTCTCATATACTTTGCTTGTGATCACGGTATTCCTTTGCCATAAGTGATGGCATATCAATAAACTTGGAACGGGATCACTAGA comes from the Carya illinoinensis cultivar Pawnee chromosome 8, C.illinoinensisPawnee_v1, whole genome shotgun sequence genome and includes:
- the LOC122318142 gene encoding flavonoid 3'-monooxygenase CYP75B137-like isoform X1, whose protein sequence is MGWWRSYAGDERFSSSTLTVSIGIFAVLWLLWVIKKQRKAAVPPLPPGPRGLPIVGYLPFIGTELHTKFEQLGGIYGPIYKIWLGNKLCIVISSPSLVKEVVRDQDAIFANRDATKAALAITSGGVDIVFSPNGPNWRMLRKMFVREMLSPANLDSTFALRREEVRNTIINVYEKIGAPIDLGELAFMTSMNAIMKLLWGSTLQGEEGAKLGDEFRHMFSDLMLLLGKPNVSDIFPTLASFDLQGIVREVKVISQSIERVLDYVIDKQIKSLAKAKEEGKPKAGQKDFLQVLLEIWEKDNGANLISMTQLKVVLLDIVVAASDTTTTMSEWVMARLMKHSETMRKVQEELTEIVGMDNLVEESHLPKLHYLDAVIKETLRLHPPIPFLIPRTPSESSIIGGYHVPKGSRIFVNVWAIQRNPKYWDNPLEFKPERFLNDGYGRFDYSGNNFKYFPFGSGRRICAGITLGDKTLKYILASILHSFEWKLPQGSEIDVSDTFGIITKKKNPTIAIPTPRLSKFELYT
- the LOC122318142 gene encoding flavonoid 3'-monooxygenase CYP75B137-like isoform X2 yields the protein MGWWRSYAGDERFSSSTLTVSIGIFAVLWLLWVIKKQRKAAVPPLPPGPRGLPIVGYLPFIGTELHTKFEQLGGIYGPIYKIWLGNKLCIVISSPSLVKEVVRDQDAIFANRDATKAALAITSGGVDIVFSPNGPNWRMLRKMFVREMLSPANLDSTFALRREEVRNTIINVYEKIGAPIDLGELAFMTSMNAIMKLLWGSTLQGEEGAKLGDEFRHMFSDLMLLLGKPNVSDIFPTLASFDLQGIVREVKVISQSIERVLDYVIDKQIKSLAKAKEEGKPKAGQKDFLQVLLEIWEKDNGANLISMTQLKDIVVAASDTTTTMSEWVMARLMKHSETMRKVQEELTEIVGMDNLVEESHLPKLHYLDAVIKETLRLHPPIPFLIPRTPSESSIIGGYHVPKGSRIFVNVWAIQRNPKYWDNPLEFKPERFLNDGYGRFDYSGNNFKYFPFGSGRRICAGITLGDKTLKYILASILHSFEWKLPQGSEIDVSDTFGIITKKKNPTIAIPTPRLSKFELYT